In Macrobrachium rosenbergii isolate ZJJX-2024 chromosome 49, ASM4041242v1, whole genome shotgun sequence, the following are encoded in one genomic region:
- the LOC136831998 gene encoding uncharacterized protein, with protein MFSDASNEGYGAAAYIRLSDNSGRISTALLMGKSRVCPVKATTIPRLELTAAVVSINLAQHILKELQITVDQTFYHTDSTTVLHYIFSDRKRFPIFVANRVKVIKDFSENTQWRYVQSKENPADIASRGFTSQQMLNSNIWFDGPYFLRGPEELWKIDMPQGVVELEGSTSFAVHPEDEEGNAVDKFLKYYSSWHRLRMAVAVYHRLFHTEI; from the coding sequence ATGTTTTCAGATGCTAGTAATGAAGGCTATGGTGCTGCAGCATACATAAGACTTTCCGATAACAGTGGGAGGATTTCTACTGCTCTACTGATGGGAAAGTCTAGAGTGTGTCCTGTAAAGGCAACAACCATACCCCGACTGGAATTGACTGCTGCAGTGGTGTCCATAAATCTCGCACAACACATTTTGAAAGAGCTGCAGATTACGGTGGACCAGACATTCTATCACACAGATTCTACAACAGTTCTTCACTATATTTTTAGTGATAGAAAGAGGTTTCCTATATTTGTTGCAAATAGAGTGAAAGTAATTAAGGATTTCTCTGAAAATACACAGTGGAGATATGTTCAGAGTAAAGAGAATCCTGCTGATATTGCATCAAGAGGTTTCACAAGTCAGCAAATGCTGAACAGTAACATTTGGTTTGATGGCCCATATTTTCTTAGAGGACCAGAGGAGCTGTGGAAAATTGATATGCCCCAAGGTGTAGTTGAATTGGAAGGATCTACAAGTTTTGCAGTGCATCCAGAAGATGAGGAGGGAAATGCTGTTGATAAGTTTCTTAAGTATTATTCTTCATGGCATCGATTGAGGATGGCTGTTGCTGTGTATCACCGTCTTTTTCATACTGAAATCTAA
- the LOC136831999 gene encoding uncharacterized protein yields the protein MEGNNTIDLPKTFTRQDIPVSHHQIPKPKLLKKVAGLRNIADLIPDYRADLEIGLLIGSNCPKALQPLEVLPAKGQDSFAVLYHHGWTVSGPLHFKYSSEKNSISCHHVFLQEVERVKECFHPAAVVHMFERDFSEKDVGRVPDEKGLSQEDQQFLKEVAENIQFTNEHYQLPLPFRTNKVNLVNNREQAVKRAQWQRRKMKLNPKYHEDYVEFVEKLVSEGYAYKVPEDQSYDEQPAWYLPHHGVYHPKKPNKIRVVFDCSAKYQGSSLNDKLMQGPDMTNSLIGVLIRFRLERVALMGDIESMFYQVQVPKVQHKYLRFLWWPGGELESELTEYRMGVHIFGAVSSPSIANYALRAAADHARDKYGPDVERTIKTNFYVDDYLKSVPSEEQALRLVKDVTAALKERGFRLTKFVSNSKLVLKSIPQEDRSKDLQTCDLDYDELHVERALGLQWNIENDYFTFSASLDPKPLTRRGILSTVCSSMILLVLWLFFFCQLREFFVKFVRIAAWDGMMLFLKIPEALEKVA from the coding sequence ATGGAAGGAAACAACACTATTGATCTGCCAAAAACCTTTACTCGTCAAGATATCCCAGTGAGTCATCATCAGATACCAAAACCAAAATTGCTCAAAAAGGTAGCCGGTCTGAGGAATATTGCTGATTTAATTCCTGATTATAGAGCAGATCTGGAGATTGGTTTGTTGATTGGCAGTAATTGCCCTAAAGCACTGCAACCATTAGAGGTGCTTCCAGCCAAGGGTCAAGATTCCTTTGCAGTTCTTTACCACCATGGATGGACTGTTAGTGGCCCTCTACATTTTAAATACTCTTCAGAGAAGAACAGTATTTCATGTCACCATGTCTTTCTTCAGGAAGTTGAAAGGGTAAAGGAGTGTTTTCATCCTGCAGCTGTGGTCCATATGTTTGAAAGAGACTTTAGTGAGAAAGATGTTGGTAGAGTTCCTGATGAGAAGGGTCTGTCACAAGAAGATCAACAGTTCCTCAAAGAAGTGGCAGAAAACATTCAGTTTACCAATGAACACTACCAGCTTCCCCTACCATTTAGAACCAATAAAGTTAACTTGGTAAACAATAGAGAACAGGCAGTGAAACGAGCACAAtggcaaagaagaaaaatgaaactaaatccAAAGTACCATGAAGATTATGTGGAATTTGTTGAGAAATTGGTGTCTGAAGGATATGCTTATAAGGTTCCGGAGGATCAGTCGTATGATGAACAGCCTGCATGGTATCTACCTCATCACGGTGTCTACCATCCAAAAAAGCCAAATAAGATTAGAGTAGTCTTTGACTGTAGTGCTAAATACCAGGGTAGTTCCCTTAATGACAAGTTGATGCAAGGTCCTGATATGACTAATTCCCTGATTGGAGTGCTCATCAGATTTCGTCTAGAAAGGGTGGCCTTGATGGGTGACATAGAATCTATGTTTTACCAAGTTCAGGTACCAAAGGTTCAACATAAATACCTAAGATTCTTATGGTGGCCTGGTGGTGAACTTGAAAGCGAACTTACAGAGTATCGAATGGGTGTTCACATCTTTGGAGCAGTATCATCACCTAGCATCGCTAATTATGCTTTGAGGGCAGCAGCTGACCATGCAAGAGATAAGTATGGTCCAGATGTAGAACGCACCATTAAGACTAATTTTTATGTGGATGACTATTTAAAGTCTGTACCTTCAGAAGAGCAGGCATTAAGACTTGTGAAAGACGTTACAGCAGCATTGAAGGAAAGAGGTTTTCGGCTGACAAAGTTTGTGAGTAACAGCAAGCTGGTGTTGAAATCAATCCCACAAGAGGACCGTTCAAAAGATCTTCAAACATGTGATCTTGACTATGATGAACTTCATGTAGAAAGAGCTCTTGGTCTTCAGTGGAATATTGAAAATGACTACTTTACTTTCTCCGCAAGCTTGGACCCAAAACCACTTACAAGGAGAGGTATTTTGTCAACAGTATGTTCCTCTATGATCCTCTTGGTTTTGTGGCTCTTTTTCTTTTGCCAGCTAAGAGAATTCTTCGTGAAGTTTGTCAGGATAGCAGCTTGGGATGGGATGATGTTATTCCTGAAAATACCTGAAGCCCTGGAGAAGGTGGCTTGA
- the LOC136832000 gene encoding uncharacterized protein: MLLKTQQHMTAAMLLPSIEVPKFKGDPIEFANFMMAFDARIAPNASGDADKLYYLDQQLEGEAKDLIGGCLYMSSSEGYTTARICSVKSMAIPTRSCQQKSKSSSFATQAELNPENRKTSIVSEKEKSCPMCKKIMILTIAGILLRRPLKKKIDFLKERRLCFGCFGLNHTSKGCMKRKQCKTCSKRHPTSLHIDGFKLHKENDSSSSKEASEIIVSTCTTNHVSEVNTILQAILPVKVYQKGNKVVLDTYAFFDNGSTGCFITESLREQIGASGTETCLKLQTMHGVNIVNTFGG, from the exons ATGCTCCTGAAGACACAGCAACACATGACTGCAGCAATGTTGCTTCCAAGCATAGAAGTACCAAAATTTAAAGGTGATCCTATTGAGTTTGCCAATTTCATGATGGCATTTGATGCCAGAATTGCCCCAAATGCTTCGGGTGATGCTGACAAACTGTACTACTTGGATCAGCAACTTGAAGGGGAAGCCAAAGACTTGATAGGTGGATGCTTGTATATGAGTTCTTCAGAAGGATATACTACAGCTAGAATTTGCTCAGTCAAGAGTATGGCGATCCCTACAAG ATCTTGTCAACAAAAGAGCAAAAGCTCAAGCTTTGCTACCCAAGCAGAACTGAATCCAGAAAATAGAAAGACATCAATAGTGTCTGAGAAAGAGAAATCATGTCCAATGTGCAAGAAAATCATGATCTTGACGATTGCTGGAATTTTGCTAAGAAGacctctgaagaaaaaaatagatttccttaaggagagaaGGTTGTGTTTTGGATGCTTTGGTCTCAACCATACCTCTAAAGGATGTATGAAAAGGAAGCAATGTAAGACATGCTCTAAGAGGCATCCCACATCACTGCATATCGACGGATTCAAGCTACATAAAGAGAATGATAGCTCATCTAGCAAAGAAGcaagtgaaattattgttagcACATGTACTACCAATCATGTTAGTGAAGTAAATACAATATTACAGGCTATTCTCCCAGTAAAAGTATATCAGAAAGGAAACAAAGTAGTTTTGGACACTTATGCCTTTTTTGATAATGGCAGCACTGGTTGTTTCATCACAGAGAGTTTACGAGAGCAGATAGGTGCATCTGGAACAGAGACATGTTTAAAGCTCCAAACCATGCATGGCGTAAACATTGTGAATACTTTTGGCGGTTAA